In the genome of Anabaena cylindrica PCC 7122, the window AGATGGACATGATATTCTTGCTGATATAATTAATAAAGCCCATCGTCAAAATTTACTTGTAATTCCTTGGTTTGAGTTTGGTTTTATGGCTCCTCCCACCTCGGAACTAGCATTAAATAAACCAGAATGGTTTACACAAAAACGGAACGGTAGTCAAACTTCCGTTAGTGCGGCTGGTGAAGTTTCATGGTTAAATCCCTTTCATCCAGAAGTACAAAATTTTATCACCAATCTGTTGTTAGAACTTACCAATAACTATGACATTGATGGTATTCAGTTTGATGATCACATGAGTTTACCTCATGAATTTGGCTATGATAAATATACAGTTGCCTTGTACCGCCAAGAAACCAAAAAGAATCCTCCAACAGATCCTCAAGATCCAGAATGGGTAAGCTGGCGTGCGAATAAAATCACAGATTTCATGGTTAGACTTAACGAAAGAGTTAAGCAAGTAAAACCAAAAGCAATTTTTTCAGTTTCACCTAATTACTACGATTTTGCTTACAAGTTTCAACTACAAGACTGGCTCAAATGGGTGCGATCTAACATAGTAGATGAGCTAATTGTACAAGTTTATCGAGACAATTTAGATCAATTTAACGCCAAGATTTCCCGTACCGAAATCCAAGAAGTACAGCAAATAATTCCTACTGGAGTTGGAATTATGGCAGGGTTAAGAACTAAACCCGTATCCATGAATCAAATTAAATCTCAAGTACGAGCCGCACAACAACGTGGATTAGGTGTAGTTTTCTTTTATTATGAAAGTCTTTGGAATAATTCTTCAGAGTCATTCAGTCAGCGTTTAAAAGGATTTCAAAGTCTTTTCCCCTATCCTGCATTGCGATTAGCAATTGAGTGAATAGGTAATTGGTAATGGGTAATTGGAGTAAAATAATAAAATTACGAATTACGAATTACGAATTACGAATTACGAATTACGAATTATGGTAATTGATTTGATATCCATTTTATCCATTGCCCAAAGGAACTAAAGGTATTTAAGCGCCCAATTCCTGACGCACGGGCTGTGTATAATCCATCAACAGCAACTAAAGCCGCATACTGCAAACCAAGGAAACTATCAACTGCTGCATAGGGGCCACCTAAAGTTATCGCCCCTGCGGCATACATTTGACCTTTGGTATTCCGCATTTCTACTAATTCAAAATTATTTGCTACTACTAACCGCCCTAAATGATTTAGAGGTAAATTGTAATGTTGAACCAAATCTTCTAACAACGGATTAGCATCAACTTTGGCATCTAATCCAGTAGCATCAATAATAAAATCAGCGACTAACTTCATTTCTCCAAAACCTTTTTCTTGGATGTGGGTAATGGTGTGATTTTCGTTGTCTCGTTCTACGTCCATTACCTGACCAAAGGTAATTTGATACCAACCTTCTTTAATGCCTTGTTCAGTGATATTTTGCCAGTCTTGACGGTCTGCGGTAGTAGTTCCACCCCAGTCGGCTAATAGACGCTGACGTTCTTCGGGGGTGGCTTTTTCTAACATGACTCGCAGTTCACCACCCCAACAGGCTTTAGGCCAGTTAAAGGGTTGAAATTCGTAGTGATTTTTGACGGTACGCTGGGACTTTTGAAATTTGTTGCCTTGTGGTTTAGGCGATCGCATTAAATGTAAAACTGTAATATTGCGATTTTGCCTTCTAGCCTCATAAATCCGCTGCAAAATCCGCGAAGCCACAATACCCCGTCCCCTAATCAAAACAGTCCCACCTTGGCGTTCTAGCTGTTCATATACATGATCGTGTGCTTCATACGCATTCACAACAGACTTAAAATCTTGATATTTTTCTCTATAAGCTTGCAAATCTGGGAGAAACTGAATAGCAGGATATCCCGTAGCCAAATGTAAATAACGACAGACTAAAAAAGCATAATTTCCCGGACTGCGAGAATAAGCAACACAATACCTACCATCTTCAGTTTTACGAATTGACCTAACTCGTCCATAACGATAAATTTGATGCCAATTAATACGCTTTGCTTCCCTATCTATAGAATCAAAAACATTCCCAGCACGGGGAGTATAAGTTTCTGCAAAAGTTGGTTCACCAAAAACTTGCCATAAATATTTAAAAGCAGATTTTAGCTGACCTTTAGTCAAATCATGCCAAGATTCCCTTAAAGCATAACTAGGCCAACCCCAAATATTATCAGGACAAGAATCAGAATTAGAACGTAACCTTTCATGTAACGGAATTTGCGAATTTAGACAAAGCCGTTTATAACGAGCATAGGGTTCTGCTTCTAGTCCCACAGCAATAATTTTTTCAGCTTTAATTCCACTAACTCTTAATAAATCAACCCAAATAAAACTACCCAAACCAGCCCCAATTGCTAGATAATCACATTCATCAACAGGTAAACCAGTAGCATGAATCGTCTGCAAATCAACTTTTGCATCCTGAAAAGCTGGTGGTGGAAAATTACTTCCTAAAGGAGTGATAGGAGGCACTGGCGATAGACTAGGATCTGGGAGATTAGTATGAGGATTAAATTGAATTGTGGAAGGGTTATTAGGAGTAGGAATAGTAGTATTAAGACCAAATTGCACCGTCATAATATAGGGGCCAATTTGCAAAGTATCCCCATTCGCTAACTGACAGCGTGTTTGACGTTGACCATTTACCAACACACCATTAACGCTATTTTGGTCAATTACTAAAAAATGATTTTGTTCCCAATCTTGTTCCCAATCAATCAGAACATGATAGCGAGATACTTCATTACTATCTAGTAACATCCGCGAAACACGTTGACCCCTAATTTCTGTCGGTAAACGAGCAAATTCTCGACCAAAAGCGATAGGTACACTTAACTTAGGTTCTCGTCGTTCTCCCGTTGCTGGATCTTCCCAACTTAATTGAATTTGTAAATTAGTCATTGGTCATTAGTCATTAGAGAAATCGACTTAGCACTCAATTCTTCGGCGCTACTAATACACTTGCAGCCGCTGCTAAAGATGTGCCACACCAAGGACAACCTACTTGTAGATTTTCTGGTGGGGAAACTTTATGACATCTAGAACATTGCAAACCATAAACAGGTTTTGGTTGTGTAGGGAGTGACTTTTTATGGTGGTGATATACTGGTTGTGCTGGTGGTTGTTGGGGTGGAACTAAAACTGTAGCAGGAATACTGTTAATTGAAATTTCAGTAACTTGAAGTTGTTGCTGTCCTAAATAAATAATGCTTCCTTTATTTAAAATAACTTCACCTTGGATTAATGACTTACCATCTATTTGAGCAGGGTTTGATTCCCGCAAATTTCTAATATAAAAACGTTGCTGTTGAGAATGAAAAAATATTTCAACGTGTAATCCTGATACAGTCGGGTGAGTTAAAACAATGTCACACCGTAAAGGGTCACGACCAATACGGACAGTACCAGAATTTTTACTTTGTTGTTGCTCGTAAATGTGCTGAGTTTTATTTTGATGTGCGTCGTGCCACTGTAAAGTTAGTGCGTTCATTATTCTGAGGTAACTTTATATTTGGCTACTTCAAATAGTTTCTTTGGGATTCCTAACATGATTGGGTGCTAGTAAGCAAGTCTTGAAAATCAACTTTAATAAATAATGATTTGCAAAATCCACACTTTATCTGTCTGATGCTAATTTATCAGCAATGCGGGTAGTTTCTGGCAACCGATATTTTGGTGTGCAGCGTAATACATAGTCAATTGCTGTTGGTAAACTGATGCGATGTCCACTAGATATATATAGAGGTTTTACCCCGCTGCGTGTACGTAAAACTGCGCCAATAGTTTCTTTTTTATGTATTAATGGTTGCCAGCTACCTTTAGCTTCTGGTAATTCTTCATGTTTACCAATAAGCAAAGATTTAGCTACGCCAATTGTCGGTATATCCACTATTACCCCTAAATGGCAAGCTATGCCTAACCTCCGGGGGTGAGCAATTCCTTGACCATCACACAATATTATATCAGGTATAGTTTGAATCTTTTCTAAAGCATCAAGCAGAGCAGGTATTTCCCGAAAGGAGAGGAAACCAGGTATGTAAGGAAAGGTTGTGGGACGGTATGCTAAACTCGTTTCGACTACTTGCAAATCGGGAAAACTCAGTACTGCGACTGCGGCACGGCTTATTGTACCATCTTCGACAAAACCCATATCCACACCTGCAACATACTTAATAGGTTCATTGAGTACATCTGTAGTAATTACTTGATTTTGCAGGGTTTCTTGAATGGTTATAGCTTCTTCAACCGTGGAAGGCCAAGAATGAATTTGTTGAATTTTCATATTTAAATTGTGAGGAAAATGTTGATATTCCGAAATCTTCACTATCCATGTTGTATCTATACTGAAACTGGTTTAATTATTTGATTCTATAGGTAGGGGTTTAATAATCCTTCAAAAGTCCATATTTTAACCGTGTTTAGTATATATCCTGAATTTTAAAGAGAATGTAAACTTTTGTTACGTTTAAGGTATCAATATTTATTAGACCTGATAAACGAATGTCCCCTATTACATAAATACAGTCGTGAGAAATATCAATAGAGATCTTGGAAATAATTATCGCCTATTTTTTTATTTAGGTGGAGGTTTTTTGCTTTTAATTTTCGCTATGACTATTCGTCCTTTTGCCATTGTTAATGCTGGTGAACGTGGTGTAGTCATGAAATTTGGAAAAGTTCAAGATACAATTTTAGATGAAGGGATTCATCCGATTATGCCAGTAGTGACATCAGTTAAAAGGCTGAATGTCAGAGTTCAACAAAATAGTTTTAAAGCTGGTGCTGCTTCTAAAGATTTGCAAACAATCACAACTGAACTTGCGGTCAATTGGCATATTGATCCACTCAAAGTAAACAAAGTTTTTCAGCAAGTTGGAGATGAAACTTTAATTATTGATGGCATTATGACACCCGCAGTATCAGAAGTTTTAAAAGCAGCTACAGCTAAAAAAACAGCAGAAGAAATTATCACTAAAAGAACGGAACTTAAAGAGGAAATTGATAGTAATCTCAAAAAAAGGATAGAGCAATATGGTATACTTATAGATGATGTTTCTCTAGTAAATTTCTCCTTTTCTCCAGAGTTTAGTAGAGCGATTGAATCTAAACAAATAGCTGAACAAGAAGCAAAACAAGCAAGTTTTATTGCTCAGAAAGCAACTCAAGAAGCGCAAGCAGATGTTAACCGTGCGAAAGGTCAAGCTGAAGCGCAAAGATTACAACGGCTAACTTTAACACCGGAGTTATTGCAAAAGCAAGCGATAGAAAAATGGGATGGACGTTTCCCAATGGTTATGGGTGGTAATGGTGCGGTTCCTTTGATTAATATTAATCCTAATGATTTAGCAGGTGGACAAAAGAAAAATTAGTTTTGCTAAATTCGGAGAGGTAGAATTAACGTAGATTACTAGATGATAATATTCTTAATTAACAATACCTTAGCCAAATTACGAGGGTGATACGATAATGCCCTAACCATGAACTCCGGTTTCTCGCTAGGCTTGGCAAAAACAATCAGTCCTAAAAATTCCTTGAAGGTTTCCGACAAGGATTTTTTTAATGTATTGACGATAGGATAAGGGTTTTAGATTCTAAACTACCTTCTCCTCGAAACGCTTATGTCTGCTTATTTTTGCCGATTTTGCCAAAAATTATCAAGGCTCTTATTTTGGCTAAGGTATTGATTAAGACCTCCGTTAAATTGGGGGTTTTTTGCTAGTTTAGAGATTTTTTGTCTTGTCTCTGGCTTGTAATACCAAAAACTGTTGGTTACTCCTAAAAGAATATGGATTAAATGAACCGCAAAGACGCGAAGAACGCGAAGGAAGAAGACAAATAATCGCGAGGCGAGTAATTTTGTAGGGATAAATCAACTTGAGTTTCAAAGATTACTTGCTAGTCGGAAAATTACCATTCACTATGATATTGCTGAATTCAGGAAGGATATAAAGAGTTTGGAAGCTAATAATTGGCGATAATTATTATAATCAATGTACTCTGAGTTTCTCCAAAGCATTTGCCGCTGCTTGTTTTTCTGCATCTTTCTTTCTCTTACCTTTTCCTTGACCACAAATTTGACCACCTATTTCAACTTGAACAGTAAACTCTTTATTGTGATCTGTTCCAGTTTCTTGAATAGTTGTATACTCAGGAATATCAAATCCATTTTTTTGAGCGTATTGTTGTAATAATCCTTTAGCATTTTCTAAATTCTCTAAACTGATATTTTCAGGAATTTTATCCTCACCTACTGAGGCAAATAAAGGATATACTATTTCTTGGACTGCTTGGATACCAGAATCCAGATAGTACGCACCAATAATAGCCTCAAAAGTGTTACTCAGTAGAGATTCTTTTTTGCTACCATCTTGTGATTTTTCCCCTTTTCCTAATAATAGCCATTGTCCCAAATTTAATTGATTAGCTAATTTTGCTAATTGGGGATTATCAACTAGTCGTTCTTTTAATTTACTTAATTCACCTTCAGAAATATCCCCGTACTGTTCATAAATATAAGCACCTGCTAAGAAACCTAAAATACAATCCCCTAAAAATTCTAATTGTTCATTATCTTTATTAATTCTATTTTCATAGGCATAAGAACGATGAGTTAATGATCTTTCTAACAAGGTAACATCTTCAAAAGGAATATCGTTAAGAATTACTGCTAAACGTTCCTTAATTCTTATTTCTTGAGTAGATAGTTGTTGTGTACGTTTTTGACTACGATTTTGCTCTTGTACTAAAGCTTGAAAAATTTTTTGTTTATATTTTTCAACCTCTTGCGCTTCTTCAGCTTCAATAGCTTGCAATAAACGATAAATACTATCTATAGCGCGATAAGCATCTTCGGTAGAAAATGGTGTATTATGCGCCCATTTATTACGAATCTGAATAATTTCACTTGCAAATGCCCTTTCAGTATTAGATAAACGCTCTTTATCTTTAAATGCTTTATCCCATCTTTTTGTCATTACAGAAAGTAATGATGATATGTCTTGCTGTAAACTCTCTTCTGTAGTTCGTTTTAAATTTGTATCTGGAGACAAACATTGTCCAGCTTGAGTAAGCCATTGATTACCATACACCAATCTCATTTTCTGTTCAACATAAGGATATAAACCTTGAGAAAGTAATTTCAGGCATTTATCAATCACTTGATGGTTATTTAACATATTCAAATCCAGATCATCTTAAAAAAATTTCATTATTTCATTTGTATAAAATTATAGCAACTGCCAAGAAAGTAGCAATAGTATCCATTAAATCTCCAGGGTAAACGCATCTAAATTCTGTAATTCATGCCCAGATTGAATTATGCTTGGCTTTGCTTATTTAGACTCCTATATGGGCGTATTGCAATACGTCTCTACATTTATTTTTTGATTCTAGGTTCAATAATATCTGCATTCACATCATAATATTTAGCTGCTTCCGACATATTAAAATGTAATAAACTCTCATTTCCAAGATTTTTAATTGTTCTAGGTCTACATGGTAATACATTTAAAGCTTTAATAATTTCTGATGCTATAGCCTTTGCTAATAAAGGAGGAACAGAATTACCAATTTGTCTAAAACCATGCCATTTTGTGACATGAAATCTAAACCAGTCAGGATAAGAATGTAAACGTGCTGCTTCCCTTACAGTAATACATCTGGGAATAAATGGGTGAATTGGACGAGGAGAAGTAAATGCACCTTTATTACTAGCAGTTCCGGCTCTTAATGTATTGCAAATCCCCTTATAATCAAGTTTATAAAAGCGGCTAATTGGTTCAATTTTGCCTGGTAAAGTCTCTGCAAATCTTTGAATTGATACTTCTGTATGTTTGGTTCTTAAACTAGAAGTAAGAATTTTTGGATCATAAATACGTTTATAACTGTAGTTATTAAATTTAGAATTAAACCCATTTAGTCGTTGAACATATCTGCTGCTTTTACCAAAATCTGCTAATATCCAATCTTGTTCATATAATTCTGGATAATTTTCAATTATTGGTAAATCTTGCAGTGCTTTTTTAACGCTAGGAGTTAATAGAAGCTGATTATTAATAGCTTTCTTTTTTTTTATATATGTGGTAATTGGCTGGGGATAATTTGGTAAATCTAAATCTTGACGACAAGCCAACAAAAATAATCTTTCTCGGTTTTGTGGAACTCCATAATTAGCTGCATTTAAAACTTGATAATCTTGATAAACTTTATAATTAATTGCTGCAAAAGCAGAAATAACTTCTAAAATAAACTCACGGTGTTTACCTACCGTCATTCCTTTGACATTTTCTAGAACTACAAACTTAGGCTGTAATTCTAGAACTAAACGAATATAGTGAAAAACTAAAGAATTACGAGGATCATCTAACAGCCGTTTACCTATTAAAGAAAATCCTTGACAGGGTGGACCACCGAATAAAACATCAATTTCTTGATTTTTTATTTTAGATAATTTTCTAATTTCTTCTCCTGAAATTTCAACAACACTTTTACAAAAAATCTGCCAAAAAGGGAAATTAAATTCGTGGGTTGCACAATGAACAGGGTCAATTTCCACTGCTGCGAGGACATCAAAACCTGCTTGCTCAAAACCAAGAGTCATTCCCCCAGCACCAGCAAATAATTCAACAGCTATTGGTCTTTTATATTTGTTTTTTTTGACTAATTCCCCATCAAAAAGTTCTAATTGGGTAGCATTTGTAAAATTTCTTTTGCAGCGCGATCGCATACTCCCACTTCTCCCAAACATCGCCGCATTTCCTGATAATCTGCCAAAGTTTGCTGTCTACGCTCAGGGTTTAATAATAATTCCATCGCTGCTTGAGTAATATTTTCGGCTGTGGCTTGCTCTTGTAACAATTCTGGTACAATTTCCCGCATTACAACTAAATTGACTGGAGAAGCAAAAGGAATAGAACCTTTAAGAACATTACGCGCAATCCAAGCCGTAATGGCATTCAGACGATAAACAACTACTTGCGGCACATTCAACAAAGCTAATTCTAAATTGACAGTTCCAGATTTAGTAATCGCAAAATCAGCCGCTGCAAAAACTTCCTGTTGTTGACCTGATACAACTGTAGCTTGTAACCCGTAATCTTGAATGGCTTTCTCAATAGGCTGTCTAAATGCTTCCAAAGATAGAGGAATCCAAAAATGGATTTCTGGTAATTTAGATTGAATATTTTGAGCAGCTTGGAAAATTATTGGTAACAAATATTTTAATTCTTGTTGACGAGAAGCTGGCAAAAGAGCAACAACAATTTGTTCCGGTTTAATTCCCAAACTTGTCCGCGCTACTTCCCGACTAGGAGTATTTTCCAGCCTATCAATTAACGGATGACCTACCCAATTAACGTTAGCCCCTTTCTGCTGATAATAACGAGCTTCTTCGGGAAAAATTGCCAATAGCTTATCTGTAAAGCTAACAATTCGTTTTGTTCTCTCAAAACTCGTTGACCACACCCACTCTTGCGGTGCAATATAATATACTATAGGCACATCGGGAAAATGCTGCTCCATATAACTACCAATCCCAATATTGGGAGTCATGTAGTCAATCAGCACCACCAAATCAGGACGATTTTGCTTAAGATAAGCGATCGCTTGGCGTTGTACCTGAACAGTAGGTATAAAGTAAGGTAGAGCCTCAATAATACCCATCGAACCAATACCGCTAGTATTGCCCAAAATCGTCGCTCCTGCGGCAGCCATCTTCTCCCCACCCAAAGCCACAACTTCCAACTTCAAACCCGCGTCTGCAACTTGACGCTGAAGTGCTGCAATTAAAAGTGACCCCTGCAAATCGCCAGAGACCTCACCCGTACTAATAAATATCCGCATTTCAATTTTAGATTTAAGATGTTTTCTTCTCTTCCTCTTCCTTCTTCTTTATTTCTTCCTTCGCGCTCTTCGCGTCTTTGCGGTTCAATTAATCCATATTCTTCTTCCAGAGATTAGGGAGTATTTGCCATATTCCCTAATCAAATGATCAAGACTCATCACCAGTGCTTTTTCTGCCTTTTCCGGGAATCAAACCGCGTCTTCCCGGCATTTTGGAAAGCAGCAAAAATCGGCGTAAATGTTCTAATTGTGGCGTATCTCCGATCTGTTCCAACTCTGCCAAAGCATCTTTAAAAAGGAAATTAGAACGGTAAAGAATACGGAAAGCCTTTTTGAGAATTTGGAAGTCTTTAACCGACATTCCTGAGCGTTTTAGACCCACCAGGTTGAGCGATCGCACCCTTGAAGGATTGCCCTCCACTAACATATAAGGAGGAACATCTCTATCAATACGTGCCATACCACCCACCATCGACATACCACCAATATGTACAAATTGATGGACACCCAAAACCCCGCTTAATCTAGCTCTTGACTCAATGTGGACATGACCCGCTAAGGCCACAGAATTAGCAATTACCACCGAGTCCTCAATCAAGCAATTATGACCCACATGAACATAAGCCATGAGTAGATTACCATTCCCAATTACCGTCGCTTCACCTCGACCAGTAGCGCGATTAATAGTAACATACTCACGAATAGAATTATTATCCCCAATTTTTACCCAAGTTGGTTCTCCCACATACTTGAGATCCTGGGGTTCCATACCGATAGCTGCACCCGGAAAAATATGATTTCGCGCCCCAATTTCGCATGGGCCTTCTAGCACT includes:
- a CDS encoding glycoside hydrolase family 10 protein; its protein translation is MKMNLFSFGSQRRQRMNWYSKLLKTLFPCLFLISFVAVLWGNSFIAVNAQTPRQEIRGVWITNNDLNVFKERDKVQDAVTKMRKLNFNTIYPVVWNSGYVMYPSNVAKNLDIQPFVFRGSDGHDILADIINKAHRQNLLVIPWFEFGFMAPPTSELALNKPEWFTQKRNGSQTSVSAAGEVSWLNPFHPEVQNFITNLLLELTNNYDIDGIQFDDHMSLPHEFGYDKYTVALYRQETKKNPPTDPQDPEWVSWRANKITDFMVRLNERVKQVKPKAIFSVSPNYYDFAYKFQLQDWLKWVRSNIVDELIVQVYRDNLDQFNAKISRTEIQEVQQIIPTGVGIMAGLRTKPVSMNQIKSQVRAAQQRGLGVVFFYYESLWNNSSESFSQRLKGFQSLFPYPALRLAIE
- a CDS encoding FHA domain-containing protein, which translates into the protein MTNLQIQLSWEDPATGERREPKLSVPIAFGREFARLPTEIRGQRVSRMLLDSNEVSRYHVLIDWEQDWEQNHFLVIDQNSVNGVLVNGQRQTRCQLANGDTLQIGPYIMTVQFGLNTTIPTPNNPSTIQFNPHTNLPDPSLSPVPPITPLGSNFPPPAFQDAKVDLQTIHATGLPVDECDYLAIGAGLGSFIWVDLLRVSGIKAEKIIAVGLEAEPYARYKRLCLNSQIPLHERLRSNSDSCPDNIWGWPSYALRESWHDLTKGQLKSAFKYLWQVFGEPTFAETYTPRAGNVFDSIDREAKRINWHQIYRYGRVRSIRKTEDGRYCVAYSRSPGNYAFLVCRYLHLATGYPAIQFLPDLQAYREKYQDFKSVVNAYEAHDHVYEQLERQGGTVLIRGRGIVASRILQRIYEARRQNRNITVLHLMRSPKPQGNKFQKSQRTVKNHYEFQPFNWPKACWGGELRVMLEKATPEERQRLLADWGGTTTADRQDWQNITEQGIKEGWYQITFGQVMDVERDNENHTITHIQEKGFGEMKLVADFIIDATGLDAKVDANPLLEDLVQHYNLPLNHLGRLVVANNFELVEMRNTKGQMYAAGAITLGGPYAAVDSFLGLQYAALVAVDGLYTARASGIGRLNTFSSFGQWIKWISNQLP
- a CDS encoding FHA domain-containing protein, whose protein sequence is MNALTLQWHDAHQNKTQHIYEQQQSKNSGTVRIGRDPLRCDIVLTHPTVSGLHVEIFFHSQQQRFYIRNLRESNPAQIDGKSLIQGEVILNKGSIIYLGQQQLQVTEISINSIPATVLVPPQQPPAQPVYHHHKKSLPTQPKPVYGLQCSRCHKVSPPENLQVGCPWCGTSLAAAASVLVAPKN
- the nfi gene encoding deoxyribonuclease V (cleaves DNA at apurinic or apyrimidinic sites), yielding MKIQQIHSWPSTVEEAITIQETLQNQVITTDVLNEPIKYVAGVDMGFVEDGTISRAAVAVLSFPDLQVVETSLAYRPTTFPYIPGFLSFREIPALLDALEKIQTIPDIILCDGQGIAHPRRLGIACHLGVIVDIPTIGVAKSLLIGKHEELPEAKGSWQPLIHKKETIGAVLRTRSGVKPLYISSGHRISLPTAIDYVLRCTPKYRLPETTRIADKLASDR
- a CDS encoding prohibitin family protein; amino-acid sequence: MRNINRDLGNNYRLFFYLGGGFLLLIFAMTIRPFAIVNAGERGVVMKFGKVQDTILDEGIHPIMPVVTSVKRLNVRVQQNSFKAGAASKDLQTITTELAVNWHIDPLKVNKVFQQVGDETLIIDGIMTPAVSEVLKAATAKKTAEEIITKRTELKEEIDSNLKKRIEQYGILIDDVSLVNFSFSPEFSRAIESKQIAEQEAKQASFIAQKATQEAQADVNRAKGQAEAQRLQRLTLTPELLQKQAIEKWDGRFPMVMGGNGAVPLININPNDLAGGQKKN
- the rnc gene encoding ribonuclease III → MLNNHQVIDKCLKLLSQGLYPYVEQKMRLVYGNQWLTQAGQCLSPDTNLKRTTEESLQQDISSLLSVMTKRWDKAFKDKERLSNTERAFASEIIQIRNKWAHNTPFSTEDAYRAIDSIYRLLQAIEAEEAQEVEKYKQKIFQALVQEQNRSQKRTQQLSTQEIRIKERLAVILNDIPFEDVTLLERSLTHRSYAYENRINKDNEQLEFLGDCILGFLAGAYIYEQYGDISEGELSKLKERLVDNPQLAKLANQLNLGQWLLLGKGEKSQDGSKKESLLSNTFEAIIGAYYLDSGIQAVQEIVYPLFASVGEDKIPENISLENLENAKGLLQQYAQKNGFDIPEYTTIQETGTDHNKEFTVQVEIGGQICGQGKGKRKKDAEKQAAANALEKLRVH
- a CDS encoding DNA cytosine methyltransferase — encoded protein: MRSRCKRNFTNATQLELFDGELVKKNKYKRPIAVELFAGAGGMTLGFEQAGFDVLAAVEIDPVHCATHEFNFPFWQIFCKSVVEISGEEIRKLSKIKNQEIDVLFGGPPCQGFSLIGKRLLDDPRNSLVFHYIRLVLELQPKFVVLENVKGMTVGKHREFILEVISAFAAINYKVYQDYQVLNAANYGVPQNRERLFLLACRQDLDLPNYPQPITTYIKKKKAINNQLLLTPSVKKALQDLPIIENYPELYEQDWILADFGKSSRYVQRLNGFNSKFNNYSYKRIYDPKILTSSLRTKHTEVSIQRFAETLPGKIEPISRFYKLDYKGICNTLRAGTASNKGAFTSPRPIHPFIPRCITVREAARLHSYPDWFRFHVTKWHGFRQIGNSVPPLLAKAIASEIIKALNVLPCRPRTIKNLGNESLLHFNMSEAAKYYDVNADIIEPRIKK
- the lpxB gene encoding lipid-A-disaccharide synthase; the encoded protein is MRIFISTGEVSGDLQGSLLIAALQRQVADAGLKLEVVALGGEKMAAAGATILGNTSGIGSMGIIEALPYFIPTVQVQRQAIAYLKQNRPDLVVLIDYMTPNIGIGSYMEQHFPDVPIVYYIAPQEWVWSTSFERTKRIVSFTDKLLAIFPEEARYYQQKGANVNWVGHPLIDRLENTPSREVARTSLGIKPEQIVVALLPASRQQELKYLLPIIFQAAQNIQSKLPEIHFWIPLSLEAFRQPIEKAIQDYGLQATVVSGQQQEVFAAADFAITKSGTVNLELALLNVPQVVVYRLNAITAWIARNVLKGSIPFASPVNLVVMREIVPELLQEQATAENITQAAMELLLNPERRQQTLADYQEMRRCLGEVGVCDRAAKEILQMLPN
- the lpxA gene encoding acyl-ACP--UDP-N-acetylglucosamine O-acyltransferase; translation: MKTLIHPTAVIHPNSELHSTVQVGAYAVIGANVKVGAETVIGAHAVLEGPCEIGARNHIFPGAAIGMEPQDLKYVGEPTWVKIGDNNSIREYVTINRATGRGEATVIGNGNLLMAYVHVGHNCLIEDSVVIANSVALAGHVHIESRARLSGVLGVHQFVHIGGMSMVGGMARIDRDVPPYMLVEGNPSRVRSLNLVGLKRSGMSVKDFQILKKAFRILYRSNFLFKDALAELEQIGDTPQLEHLRRFLLLSKMPGRRGLIPGKGRKSTGDES